Proteins from one Mycobacterium sp. SMC-2 genomic window:
- a CDS encoding thiamine pyrophosphate-binding protein, translating to MIQTVSEALADFLARAGARDIFVISGASDIRLIDAIARHPDLNYLCPHHEQAGVMAASMTHRLSGQLGVMMCTAGPGATNMVTGIASAHLDSIPMMAIAGQENSTFLNPPTALRGKGVQGLDMVSIVTPVTKYATSIQKPQQLRYELEKALYFAYEGRPGPVWVEITQDIQFAQVDWDELPSFEPPAVEKPSMIAEVQQFLAMVRAAERPLLWAGNGIRLAGAQDRFRRVLEALGIPALIAWNGIDLLEDDHPLQAGRAGNYGQRAANFAVQNCDFVFGLGTRMAIPQLGYVQTEFARAAKKGLVEIDPAEIAKLDPPWDLAVNANVADFLDELERQLDAGEHGIDPSSYTPWVQRVQQWRRDYPPYGPEHQEHVPERVNSYLFIDRLSDALTEDDVICTDMGTSLTCTHATIRIKRGQRMVTSTGLGEMGFGLPGAIGACVGSGRRRTIFVGADGSLMMNLQELQTVIHHQLPLKIFLLNSVGYLTIQHTERAIFGDRLSACTPESGVTVPDFERLSLAFGFEHFRLTDDTKVDEFIEDVLETPGAVFAEVMIPTEQFLGPKMAVKVRPDGTLFSPPLEDLAPFLSREQLAANMLIPMLPEE from the coding sequence ATGATACAGACCGTTTCCGAGGCGCTCGCAGACTTTCTGGCGCGCGCCGGTGCCCGCGACATCTTCGTGATCAGCGGTGCGTCGGATATCCGACTCATCGACGCGATCGCGCGGCACCCCGATCTGAACTACCTCTGCCCGCATCACGAACAGGCCGGCGTGATGGCCGCGTCGATGACACATCGCCTCTCTGGTCAGCTCGGCGTGATGATGTGCACGGCCGGCCCCGGCGCGACGAACATGGTCACCGGCATCGCAAGTGCCCACCTCGACTCGATCCCGATGATGGCAATCGCAGGACAAGAAAACTCCACCTTCCTCAATCCGCCGACCGCGCTGCGCGGCAAGGGAGTTCAGGGGCTGGACATGGTCTCGATCGTCACGCCTGTGACAAAGTACGCGACGAGCATCCAGAAGCCTCAGCAGCTTCGCTACGAGCTTGAGAAGGCGCTCTACTTCGCCTACGAAGGGCGTCCCGGCCCGGTCTGGGTCGAGATCACGCAGGATATCCAGTTCGCACAGGTCGACTGGGACGAGCTGCCGTCCTTTGAACCGCCGGCGGTCGAGAAGCCGTCGATGATCGCCGAGGTGCAGCAGTTCCTCGCGATGGTGCGGGCTGCCGAGCGACCGCTTCTCTGGGCAGGCAACGGTATCCGTCTCGCCGGCGCGCAGGACCGATTCCGTCGGGTCCTCGAAGCGCTCGGCATCCCGGCTCTTATCGCGTGGAACGGCATCGACCTACTTGAGGATGACCACCCGCTGCAGGCCGGACGGGCTGGCAACTACGGGCAACGTGCCGCGAACTTCGCGGTACAGAACTGCGACTTCGTCTTCGGTCTCGGCACGCGCATGGCGATCCCCCAGCTCGGCTACGTGCAGACTGAATTCGCACGCGCTGCCAAGAAGGGGCTCGTCGAGATCGACCCCGCTGAGATCGCCAAGCTCGACCCGCCGTGGGACCTGGCCGTAAACGCGAATGTGGCCGACTTCCTCGATGAGCTCGAGCGGCAGCTCGACGCAGGCGAGCACGGCATCGATCCGTCGTCGTATACGCCGTGGGTTCAGCGGGTCCAGCAATGGCGCCGCGACTACCCGCCCTACGGACCGGAGCACCAAGAACACGTCCCGGAGCGGGTGAACAGTTACCTCTTCATCGACCGCCTCTCCGACGCCCTCACCGAAGACGACGTGATCTGCACCGACATGGGCACGAGCCTGACGTGCACGCACGCGACAATCCGCATCAAGCGCGGGCAGCGCATGGTCACCTCGACGGGGCTTGGTGAAATGGGCTTCGGCCTGCCCGGCGCGATCGGTGCCTGTGTGGGTTCGGGTCGGCGGAGGACGATCTTCGTCGGCGCTGACGGCTCGCTGATGATGAACCTGCAGGAGCTGCAGACGGTGATTCATCACCAGCTGCCGCTGAAGATCTTCCTGCTGAACAGCGTCGGCTACTTGACGATCCAGCACACGGAGCGAGCGATATTCGGCGACCGCCTCAGCGCCTGCACGCCAGAGTCCGGAGTGACAGTGCCGGACTTTGAGCGGTTGTCGCTGGCCTTCGGCTTCGAGCACTTCCGCCTCACCGACGACACCAAGGTGGACGAGTTCATCGAGGACGTACTCGAGACACCGGGGGCGGTCTTCGCCGAGGTCATGATCCCGACCGAGCAGTTCCTCGGCCCGAAGATGGCGGTGAAGGTGCGTCCGGATGGCACGCTGTTCTCACCTCCGCTGGAGGATCTCGCGCCGTTCCTGTCGCGTGAGCAACTCGCGGCGAACATGCTCATCCCGATGCTTCCGGAGGAGTAG
- a CDS encoding HpcH/HpaI aldolase/citrate lyase family protein, with the protein MRRSHAYDGTSFSLGPFMKCPHPEMVEVLARGGFDFAVADMEHTPLEPAALYPMVLAAELHGMPLVVRIPLRNEMYFKKVLDLGVRYVQVPFVQTAADAEEAMRLSHFSPEGGRGLCRFVRAAGFSDVPKDDYMRGANENVRLVLQIEDHVGVDNIEAITAVPGIDTIFIGPWDLSASYGVPGDVWNPIVAEAMQKVATLVTGKGLRLGAFTDTAEGVQRLADLGATLIEYGSDLQLAYQGGAALRASFS; encoded by the coding sequence ATGCGGCGCAGCCACGCCTACGACGGCACGTCCTTCTCGCTCGGGCCGTTCATGAAGTGTCCGCACCCGGAGATGGTCGAGGTGCTGGCGCGCGGAGGCTTCGATTTTGCGGTGGCCGACATGGAACACACCCCTTTGGAACCGGCTGCGCTGTACCCGATGGTGCTGGCGGCGGAGCTGCACGGCATGCCGCTCGTGGTGCGCATCCCGCTGCGCAACGAGATGTATTTCAAGAAGGTGCTCGACCTCGGCGTCCGCTACGTGCAGGTGCCCTTCGTCCAGACCGCCGCGGATGCAGAAGAGGCCATGCGTTTGAGTCACTTCTCGCCGGAGGGAGGACGTGGTCTCTGCCGCTTCGTGCGTGCGGCCGGGTTCAGCGATGTCCCCAAGGACGACTATATGCGTGGAGCCAACGAGAATGTCCGACTCGTCCTGCAGATCGAGGACCACGTGGGCGTTGATAACATCGAGGCGATCACGGCGGTGCCGGGGATCGACACGATCTTCATCGGCCCGTGGGATCTGTCGGCTTCCTACGGTGTGCCCGGGGACGTCTGGAACCCGATTGTCGCGGAGGCGATGCAGAAGGTCGCCACCTTGGTGACCGGGAAGGGCTTGCGGTTGGGGGCATTCACCGACACCGCCGAAGGTGTTCAACGCCTCGCGGACCTCGGAGCGACGCTCATCGAGTATGGATCGGACCTGCAACTCGCTTACCAAGGTGGCGCGGCACTGCGCGCCTCCTTCAGCTAG
- the istB gene encoding IS21-like element helper ATPase IstB, which produces MATTKTTTAGRDVTTELAYLTRALKAPTLRDSIARLAERARAQNWTHEEYLAACLQREVSARESHGGEGRIRAARFPARKSLEEFDFDHARGLKRDTIAHLGTLDFVTARDNVVFLGPPGTGKTHLAIGLAIRACQAGHRVLFATAAEWVARLAEAHHAGRIHAELTRLGRYPLIVIDEVGYIPFEPEAANLFFQLVSARYERASLIVTSNKAFGRWGEVFGDDVVAAAMIDRLVHHAEVITLKGDSYRLKDRDLGRTPTAAATTEE; this is translated from the coding sequence ATGGCCACCACCAAAACCACCACTGCCGGGCGGGACGTGACCACCGAGTTGGCGTATCTGACCCGTGCACTCAAGGCACCCACCCTGCGGGACTCGATTGCCCGGTTGGCCGAACGGGCCCGGGCCCAGAACTGGACCCACGAGGAATATTTGGCGGCGTGCCTGCAACGTGAAGTCTCTGCTCGCGAATCCCACGGCGGCGAGGGACGTATCCGAGCGGCACGCTTCCCGGCACGAAAGTCTCTGGAGGAGTTCGACTTCGACCATGCTCGCGGACTCAAACGCGACACCATCGCGCATCTGGGCACGCTGGACTTCGTCACCGCCCGCGACAACGTCGTGTTCCTCGGCCCACCGGGCACCGGCAAGACCCACCTGGCCATTGGGCTGGCGATACGGGCCTGTCAGGCCGGCCACCGCGTCCTGTTCGCCACCGCCGCCGAATGGGTCGCCCGACTCGCCGAAGCGCATCACGCCGGACGCATCCACGCCGAACTGACCCGCCTCGGGCGCTACCCGCTCATCGTGATCGATGAAGTCGGCTACATCCCGTTTGAACCCGAGGCGGCCAACCTGTTCTTCCAACTGGTCTCGGCCCGCTACGAGCGCGCCAGCCTGATCGTCACCTCCAACAAAGCCTTCGGCCGCTGGGGCGAGGTGTTCGGCGACGACGTCGTGGCCGCCGCCATGATCGACCGCCTCGTCCACCACGCCGAAGTCATCACCCTCAAAGGAGACAGCTACCGACTCAAAGACCGCGACCTCGGCCGCACACCTACCGCAGCGGCCACCACTGAGGAATAA
- a CDS encoding ATP-binding protein, whose protein sequence is MNTTTTATQLPAEVETLMRALRLPHARAIAADVLATARAQRWDPTEVIKALLTEEVAGRARSMLAARRKAAGFPTGKTFDAWDPGASSIPLPTQQALQTLEWVGRRENLVVCGPAGTGKTFFLEALGQKVIEAGMPVAWFTLEQIGVLVRAHRADDSLGKAVAKIVRAELVVIDDVGLLPVGADAAEGLYRIVEAAYERKSVAISSNLHPSGFDELMPKTLATATVDRLLHHAHLCQTSGDSVRLAQALHGKGVKPLS, encoded by the coding sequence ATGAACACCACCACGACCGCCACGCAGTTGCCCGCCGAGGTCGAGACGTTGATGCGGGCCCTGCGGTTGCCGCACGCACGCGCGATCGCCGCCGACGTGCTGGCCACCGCCCGCGCTCAACGCTGGGACCCCACCGAGGTCATCAAAGCGCTGCTGACCGAGGAAGTCGCCGGCCGCGCCCGTTCTATGTTGGCCGCCCGCCGCAAAGCCGCCGGATTCCCGACTGGGAAAACCTTCGACGCCTGGGACCCGGGCGCCTCGTCGATCCCGCTGCCCACCCAACAAGCGCTACAGACCCTCGAATGGGTGGGGCGCCGCGAGAATCTGGTCGTCTGCGGGCCGGCCGGCACCGGCAAGACATTCTTCCTCGAAGCGTTGGGGCAGAAAGTCATCGAGGCCGGGATGCCGGTGGCGTGGTTCACCCTCGAGCAGATCGGGGTGCTCGTGCGCGCCCACCGTGCCGATGACTCTCTGGGAAAGGCGGTGGCCAAGATCGTGCGCGCCGAGCTCGTCGTCATCGATGACGTGGGGCTCTTGCCGGTCGGTGCCGATGCCGCCGAAGGGCTCTACCGCATCGTCGAAGCAGCCTACGAACGCAAGTCCGTGGCGATCTCCTCGAACCTGCACCCCAGTGGGTTCGACGAGCTGATGCCCAAGACGCTGGCCACCGCCACCGTCGACCGCCTGCTGCATCACGCACACCTATGCCAGACCAGCGGAGACTCCGTGCGCCTGGCCCAAGCCCTGCACGGGAAAGGAGTCAAACCCTTGAGCTGA
- a CDS encoding glycosyltransferase family 2 protein — MESVEVSVAVKRKIAVIAPAYNESECVEELARQLAAVFDSELEYEFEAIIVENGSDDDTMDKLLAIHQADPRFKILQLARNFGMDGGLTAGLNMVDADAVVLMTADLQDPPEFIPEMIRKWEDGYENVYGVVTERTGTGPIRKMNSQLFYWLAGRLTDDRITSNASDFRLVDRKVYEVVRSMDERNRFVRGLFSWVGFKSIGLPMKRAPRFAGKSKAYTLSVLNLAGKGILAHSYVPLRLITLTGFFLSAIAAVAVFVLAARFVLYGVPFPGFGSLICVMLIGFGVVALLLGVVGEYLALIYEEVKERPNFVITRKVGI; from the coding sequence TTGGAAAGTGTGGAAGTAAGTGTGGCAGTGAAGAGAAAAATCGCTGTGATCGCGCCCGCCTACAACGAAAGTGAATGCGTCGAGGAGCTGGCTCGCCAGCTAGCCGCCGTGTTCGATTCTGAGCTCGAGTATGAATTCGAGGCGATCATCGTCGAGAACGGTTCAGACGATGACACGATGGACAAGTTGCTCGCGATCCACCAGGCGGATCCGCGGTTCAAGATCTTGCAGCTGGCACGTAACTTCGGTATGGATGGCGGTCTGACGGCTGGCCTTAACATGGTCGACGCTGATGCCGTCGTGCTTATGACAGCCGACTTGCAGGACCCGCCTGAGTTCATCCCAGAGATGATCCGAAAGTGGGAAGACGGTTACGAGAACGTATACGGAGTCGTCACCGAGCGCACAGGCACAGGACCGATCCGCAAAATGAATTCCCAGCTTTTCTATTGGCTTGCGGGCAGACTCACGGATGACCGGATTACTAGCAATGCAAGCGATTTCCGCTTAGTGGACCGGAAGGTCTACGAGGTCGTTCGCTCGATGGACGAGCGCAACAGGTTCGTCCGCGGTCTGTTCTCCTGGGTGGGCTTCAAGTCGATCGGGCTTCCGATGAAGCGCGCACCTCGCTTCGCCGGGAAATCCAAGGCATACACGCTCAGCGTGCTCAATCTAGCAGGCAAAGGCATCCTCGCCCACTCGTACGTACCTCTGCGTCTTATCACTCTAACCGGGTTTTTCCTGAGTGCCATTGCGGCGGTCGCCGTGTTTGTGCTCGCCGCGCGATTCGTCTTGTACGGGGTGCCCTTCCCCGGATTCGGTTCGCTCATCTGCGTCATGCTGATCGGGTTTGGGGTAGTTGCCCTGCTACTCGGGGTAGTAGGCGAATACCTCGCGCTCATTTACGAGGAAGTAAAAGAACGACCCAATTTCGTTATTACCAGGAAGGTCGGTATTTAA
- the rfbF gene encoding glucose-1-phosphate cytidylyltransferase, whose amino-acid sequence MKAVLLAGGLGTRMREETEFRPKPMVEVGGRPVLWHIMKILGHYGISQFVVCTGYKSEYIKNYFSNYGVSNLDFTITLGDQSSIRYHGSHDEFNWRVTVADTGLSTMTGGRIKRIQKYVGDETFLCTYGDGIADVDIPALLEFHRAHGKLATVTATQPMSRFGVIDLEDDGAVAKFREKPKAEDWINIGYFVFESGVFDYLEGDETVLEEKPLLRLAEDRQIAAFAHHGFWLPMDTFRESQLLNKLWDSGEPPWKVWK is encoded by the coding sequence ATGAAAGCCGTGCTTCTCGCGGGTGGTCTTGGGACCCGAATGCGGGAAGAGACCGAGTTTCGCCCGAAGCCAATGGTCGAGGTGGGCGGCCGACCGGTGCTGTGGCACATCATGAAAATCCTTGGCCACTACGGCATTTCGCAGTTCGTGGTCTGCACGGGTTACAAGAGCGAGTACATCAAGAACTACTTCTCGAACTATGGGGTGTCCAATCTGGACTTCACCATCACCCTCGGTGACCAGTCGAGCATCCGCTACCACGGTTCGCACGACGAGTTCAACTGGCGGGTGACCGTCGCCGACACCGGTTTGAGCACGATGACGGGCGGTCGGATCAAACGCATCCAGAAGTACGTCGGTGATGAGACGTTCTTGTGCACCTACGGTGACGGCATCGCCGATGTCGACATTCCGGCCCTCTTGGAGTTCCACCGCGCGCACGGCAAACTTGCCACCGTGACGGCCACCCAGCCGATGAGCCGGTTCGGGGTCATCGACCTCGAAGATGACGGTGCGGTCGCCAAGTTCCGAGAAAAGCCCAAGGCTGAAGACTGGATCAACATCGGTTACTTCGTTTTCGAGTCGGGAGTATTCGATTATTTGGAGGGCGACGAGACCGTGCTGGAGGAGAAACCGCTGCTCCGGCTGGCTGAAGACCGCCAGATCGCCGCGTTTGCGCACCATGGTTTCTGGCTGCCAATGGATACTTTCCGGGAATCGCAGCTGCTTAACAAGCTGTGGGACAGCGGAGAACCGCCTTGGAAAGTGTGGAAGTAA
- the rfbH gene encoding lipopolysaccharide biosynthesis protein RfbH produces the protein MSRLATNGSGNGGLEEDREDILAAVRRYAKRKLATSEFVPGTTPVPVSGKVLDPEDFAALVDACLDGWLTAGRFHPIFERELARYVGARGAVFVNSGSSANLVALSALTSVKLGKTRFGKRPLEPGDEVLTVATGFPTTVNPIIQNRLRPVVVDIELGTYDAIPERLREAVGPKTRAIMMAHTLGNPFDLHAVQDLCEKHGLWLVEDSCDALGSTYDGKRTGSFGDTATVSFYPAHHITTGEGGAVFVKSALVRKQAESFRDWGRDCYCPPGEANTCQKRFEWQLGDLPKGYDHKYIYSHIGYNLKATDMQAAIGLSQLAKLDGFVQARKDNFDYLMSRLTGVDGLLLPVATPKSDPSWFGFPLTLDPEHPVDRTKFMQFLDDRKIGFRQLFAGNLVKQPAYRNVDFRIVGDLTNSDIVMNRTFWVGTYPGLTRPMLDFLADSIRDYMAEAAR, from the coding sequence ATTTCACGACTCGCTACCAATGGGTCTGGGAACGGCGGGCTCGAAGAGGACCGAGAGGATATTCTCGCCGCGGTTCGCCGCTACGCGAAGCGCAAGCTTGCGACATCCGAATTCGTCCCCGGTACCACACCGGTCCCCGTGTCGGGCAAGGTCCTCGACCCGGAGGATTTCGCCGCACTGGTCGATGCCTGCCTCGACGGCTGGCTGACGGCAGGCCGGTTCCATCCGATCTTCGAGCGAGAGCTTGCTCGTTATGTCGGCGCTCGCGGCGCCGTCTTCGTCAACAGTGGGTCGAGCGCCAACCTGGTCGCGCTGAGCGCCTTGACGAGCGTGAAGCTGGGCAAGACGAGGTTTGGGAAGCGGCCGCTCGAGCCGGGTGACGAGGTGCTCACCGTCGCCACCGGGTTTCCCACCACCGTCAACCCGATAATCCAGAATCGGCTGCGCCCGGTCGTTGTCGACATCGAGCTGGGCACCTACGACGCCATCCCGGAGCGCCTCCGTGAGGCCGTCGGGCCCAAGACCCGGGCGATCATGATGGCGCACACCCTAGGCAATCCGTTCGACCTCCACGCAGTCCAAGACTTGTGCGAAAAGCACGGCCTGTGGCTGGTCGAGGACTCGTGCGACGCACTCGGTTCGACCTACGACGGTAAACGCACCGGCAGTTTCGGCGACACCGCGACCGTGAGCTTCTATCCCGCCCACCACATCACAACCGGTGAGGGCGGTGCCGTTTTCGTGAAATCCGCGTTGGTGCGAAAACAAGCCGAGTCGTTCCGTGACTGGGGTCGGGACTGCTACTGCCCGCCGGGCGAGGCCAACACGTGCCAGAAGCGATTCGAGTGGCAACTGGGCGACCTGCCGAAGGGCTACGACCACAAATACATCTACAGCCACATCGGATATAACCTGAAGGCCACCGACATGCAGGCCGCCATCGGGTTGTCCCAGCTGGCCAAACTCGACGGGTTCGTCCAGGCACGGAAGGACAACTTCGACTACCTGATGTCCCGGCTGACCGGCGTCGACGGGCTCCTGCTGCCGGTGGCCACGCCGAAGTCCGACCCGTCCTGGTTCGGCTTCCCGCTCACCCTCGATCCCGAGCATCCGGTCGATCGCACCAAGTTCATGCAGTTCCTCGACGACCGCAAGATCGGCTTCCGTCAGCTCTTCGCCGGCAACCTCGTCAAGCAGCCGGCCTACCGCAACGTTGATTTCCGGATCGTGGGGGACCTGACAAATAGCGACATCGTGATGAATCGGACGTTCTGGGTGGGCACCTATCCGGGCCTCACTCGGCCGATGCTCGATTTCCTCGCGGATTCGATCCGGGACTACATGGCCGAAGCTGCGCGGTAG
- the rfbG gene encoding CDP-glucose 4,6-dehydratase — protein sequence MHYLVTGHTGFKGAWLTLLLLSRGHQVSGLALDPVAGSLFKRAALADQLVSDFRVDIRDAEATGAAVSTAAPDVLVHMAAQPLVRESYRNPRYTYETNAIGTLTVLEAAAATPSVRAHVVVTTDKVYRNVDQEAGYVETDPLGGDDPYSASKAMADLLTQSWISSFSGPPTAIARAGNVIGGGDVSRDRLLPDLVAAYAQGRAPMLRFPRAVRPWQHVLDCLNGYLTLVDALLAGGGLGQWNFGPGRDSFVEVGQVATLAAELWGGGAHWELEGGNHLHEANLLALDTSKAQRELGWRNRLGFRDAVAWTIDWERRVHAGADPHTVSREQIAVFEGLG from the coding sequence GTGCACTACCTGGTCACCGGACACACGGGTTTCAAAGGGGCCTGGCTGACGCTGCTCCTCCTCAGCCGCGGACATCAGGTATCCGGCTTGGCGCTCGACCCCGTGGCGGGCAGCCTGTTCAAGCGAGCCGCACTCGCCGATCAGCTTGTCTCGGACTTCCGGGTGGACATTCGCGACGCAGAGGCCACCGGGGCGGCGGTTTCGACCGCCGCCCCGGATGTGTTGGTGCACATGGCCGCTCAGCCGTTGGTTCGCGAGTCGTATCGCAACCCGCGGTACACCTACGAAACCAACGCCATCGGCACGCTTACCGTGCTCGAGGCCGCCGCGGCCACCCCGTCGGTGCGCGCGCACGTCGTTGTCACCACCGACAAGGTCTACCGCAACGTGGACCAGGAGGCCGGTTACGTCGAAACCGACCCGTTGGGCGGCGACGACCCCTACAGCGCTTCGAAGGCGATGGCCGACCTACTGACGCAGTCGTGGATTAGCAGCTTCTCCGGCCCTCCCACCGCCATTGCCCGTGCCGGCAACGTCATCGGCGGTGGCGATGTCAGTCGTGACCGGCTGCTGCCAGATTTGGTGGCCGCATATGCCCAGGGGCGGGCGCCGATGCTGCGATTTCCGCGTGCGGTGCGGCCGTGGCAGCACGTGCTCGACTGCCTCAACGGCTACCTGACCCTCGTCGACGCGCTGCTTGCCGGCGGCGGCCTGGGCCAGTGGAACTTCGGGCCGGGCCGCGACAGCTTCGTCGAGGTCGGCCAGGTGGCTACCCTGGCGGCCGAGCTGTGGGGCGGCGGCGCGCATTGGGAACTCGAGGGCGGGAACCACCTACACGAGGCAAACCTGCTGGCCCTCGACACTTCGAAGGCGCAGCGCGAACTGGGCTGGCGCAATCGGCTCGGCTTCCGCGATGCCGTGGCATGGACGATCGACTGGGAGCGGCGCGTGCACGCCGGCGCCGACCCGCATACGGTCAGCCGGGAGCAGATCGCCGTTTTCGAAGGCCTCGGATGA
- a CDS encoding GtrA family protein, whose translation MSEFDLPPESVQPGQLIRLVRDQRVAFLMVGGINTVVGFGIFVACSESLGHLVDQRFGKVAGSLVTLGIAHVLSVLFAFVMHRRFVFRVRGHVLRDLVRFWSVYITAAGINFVALPVLVELGLDRIPAQAIVVASTTLLSYFGHRYFSFRRGVGDARDETSRS comes from the coding sequence ATGAGTGAATTCGACCTGCCACCCGAATCGGTGCAGCCAGGGCAGTTGATCCGGCTCGTCCGAGACCAGCGCGTGGCATTCCTGATGGTCGGGGGGATCAATACCGTCGTTGGGTTCGGGATCTTCGTCGCCTGCTCGGAGAGCTTGGGCCACCTCGTCGACCAGCGGTTCGGTAAGGTCGCGGGATCGCTGGTAACGCTCGGCATCGCGCATGTGCTAAGCGTGCTGTTCGCGTTTGTGATGCATCGGCGGTTCGTGTTCCGCGTCCGGGGCCATGTGCTGCGTGACCTCGTCCGCTTCTGGAGCGTCTACATAACGGCCGCGGGCATCAACTTCGTTGCCTTGCCTGTGCTGGTCGAGCTGGGTCTGGACCGCATACCGGCGCAAGCAATTGTAGTGGCGTCCACCACGCTGCTGAGCTACTTCGGCCACCGTTACTTCTCTTTCCGGCGCGGTGTCGGCGACGCTCGGGACGAGACCTCGCGTTCATAG
- a CDS encoding glycosyltransferase family A protein, whose protein sequence is MPRVSVVVPTYNSVEFIDATMGSILAQSFSDFELVVSDHSSTDGTWEALQPYTADPRVRVTRLASGGGAPANWNAVTDLGTGEFIKLVCGDDVLYPENLAMQVAALTAHPSAVLAASTRDIIDAAGRAVLRGRGLKGLRGEVTGVEAIRHTVLAGTNIFGEPASVMFRRSALVDASGWDSRFPYLIDLATYCAVLLRGNLVAVPGPLAAFRVSRSQWSVQLMRSQADQTIGFQRELATTQPGLLNRRHLWVGSARAHANALGRRAVYRWLGRRMRPSTSADNGQRDIRRGGC, encoded by the coding sequence ATGCCACGGGTGTCGGTCGTGGTGCCGACGTACAACAGCGTTGAGTTCATCGACGCCACGATGGGATCGATTCTGGCGCAAAGCTTCAGCGATTTCGAGCTGGTGGTTTCCGACCACAGCTCCACCGACGGCACCTGGGAGGCGCTGCAGCCTTATACCGCTGACCCTCGGGTGCGAGTGACCCGGCTGGCGTCGGGCGGTGGGGCGCCAGCGAACTGGAACGCAGTTACCGACCTCGGCACCGGCGAGTTCATCAAGCTGGTCTGCGGCGATGATGTCCTCTATCCGGAAAATTTGGCGATGCAGGTGGCGGCGTTAACGGCGCATCCGTCGGCAGTACTGGCCGCGAGCACCAGAGACATCATCGATGCCGCGGGCAGGGCCGTACTGCGCGGCCGTGGACTCAAGGGGCTGCGGGGTGAGGTCACGGGCGTCGAGGCCATCCGGCACACTGTGCTCGCCGGGACGAACATTTTCGGTGAGCCAGCTTCGGTGATGTTCAGGCGCTCCGCCCTGGTCGACGCCAGTGGCTGGGACAGCCGCTTCCCATACCTCATTGACCTGGCAACCTATTGCGCAGTCTTGCTTCGTGGAAATCTGGTTGCAGTACCCGGCCCGCTGGCTGCGTTCCGGGTCAGCCGCTCGCAGTGGAGTGTGCAGCTGATGCGCTCCCAAGCCGACCAAACCATCGGATTTCAGCGTGAGTTGGCCACGACTCAGCCGGGATTGCTCAACCGACGCCACCTATGGGTTGGCAGCGCACGAGCGCACGCGAACGCCCTCGGCCGTCGCGCGGTGTACCGCTGGCTAGGCAGGCGGATGCGGCCCAGCACTTCCGCGGACAACGGCCAACGTGACATCCGGCGAGGCGGATGCTGA
- a CDS encoding GtrA family protein: MSLDAFAGDDQPIRPPAGMTGVPGPLLRIIRDQRVAFLIVGAVNALIGPAWFVLFLWLLRNAIGYLGALVCAHVAAVLCAFVLYRHFVFRVTGHVLRDLGRFELVNVSALAFNFAVLPLLVEVCGWPVLLSQLVITAVQVVYSWFAHRHFSFGRNPIALGLPGHH, translated from the coding sequence ATGAGTCTCGACGCGTTTGCGGGTGACGACCAGCCGATTCGTCCGCCCGCTGGAATGACTGGCGTTCCTGGCCCACTGTTGCGAATAATCCGGGACCAGCGGGTCGCCTTTCTGATCGTCGGCGCGGTTAATGCCTTAATCGGTCCGGCGTGGTTTGTGCTGTTTTTATGGCTCCTCCGGAATGCCATCGGCTATCTGGGAGCGCTAGTCTGCGCGCACGTTGCGGCCGTGCTGTGCGCGTTCGTCCTTTACCGCCATTTTGTGTTCCGGGTGACCGGTCATGTCTTGCGCGATCTGGGACGGTTCGAGCTGGTCAACGTTTCTGCGTTGGCCTTCAATTTTGCCGTGCTGCCGCTGCTAGTGGAGGTGTGTGGCTGGCCAGTGCTGCTGTCGCAGCTGGTCATCACCGCTGTGCAGGTGGTGTACAGCTGGTTCGCTCATCGGCACTTTTCGTTCGGCCGTAATCCCATCGCGCTGGGACTGCCCGGCCATCACTAA